The Bacteroidales bacterium genome includes a region encoding these proteins:
- a CDS encoding alpha-L-fucosidase — protein MKTPHFKTIAFLFALVALFGCNETPPDISPNPVVPSEKLIAYQQMELIGFIHFSVNTFTDKEWGFGDERPELFNPSELDVEQWVITAKSAGMQELILTAKHHDGFCLWPSRYTEHSIKNSPYKNGQGDIVAEFADACRKHGLKVGLYLSPWDRNSKDYGRPEYLEYYRNQLRELLTQYGEINEIWFDGANGGDGYYGGANETRKIDSETYYNWAGIFSFVKALQPGIKIFSDAGPDVHWIGNEKGFAGATFWSSINRDSVAVGTSKTKYLNTGDPFGKDWVVGQCDVSIRPGWFYHEAQDSLVKTPQELIDIYYKSVGRNALLLLNLPPDKRGLIHENDIKALQEFRKTLDETFAVDLTAGAYVIAGNYRLNHKKFAPENILNDNADTYWATDDSVLSSDLIIQLSEEKQFDRIIIQEPIKFGQRISAFEIEIMDNNSWQSVFQGTTIGYKRLIRIPAVKTSQVRLRILRANNTIAISKFGLFKSSENE, from the coding sequence ATGAAAACTCCCCATTTCAAAACAATTGCTTTCCTATTTGCTCTGGTAGCCTTGTTTGGCTGCAATGAAACACCTCCCGACATTAGTCCAAACCCGGTTGTGCCGTCAGAAAAATTAATAGCCTATCAGCAAATGGAGTTGATCGGATTTATTCATTTTTCTGTCAACACATTTACTGATAAAGAATGGGGATTTGGTGATGAGCGCCCTGAACTATTCAATCCGAGTGAGTTGGATGTGGAGCAATGGGTAATAACTGCAAAGTCGGCAGGGATGCAGGAGTTGATACTTACTGCAAAGCATCACGATGGGTTTTGCCTGTGGCCCAGCCGTTACACCGAGCATAGCATCAAAAACAGTCCGTACAAAAATGGCCAAGGAGATATTGTAGCGGAATTTGCCGACGCCTGCCGTAAACATGGCTTAAAGGTGGGGCTGTACCTGTCGCCATGGGATCGGAATTCGAAAGATTACGGCCGGCCGGAATATCTCGAATATTATCGGAATCAGCTTCGGGAGCTGCTCACGCAATATGGCGAGATCAATGAGATTTGGTTTGATGGTGCGAATGGCGGCGATGGTTATTATGGCGGCGCCAACGAAACCCGCAAAATTGATAGCGAAACCTATTATAACTGGGCAGGGATTTTTTCGTTCGTAAAAGCGTTGCAGCCCGGCATAAAAATATTTTCGGATGCAGGCCCTGATGTGCATTGGATTGGCAACGAAAAAGGGTTTGCGGGTGCTACCTTTTGGTCGTCAATAAACCGGGATAGCGTGGCGGTTGGAACTTCGAAGACCAAGTACCTGAATACGGGTGATCCTTTTGGGAAAGACTGGGTTGTGGGGCAATGCGATGTCTCTATAAGGCCCGGATGGTTCTATCATGAGGCGCAAGACAGCCTAGTAAAAACGCCACAGGAATTAATCGACATTTACTATAAATCTGTCGGGAGAAATGCTCTGTTGCTCCTCAATCTTCCGCCTGATAAAAGAGGTCTCATTCATGAAAATGATATAAAGGCATTGCAAGAGTTTAGGAAAACTCTCGATGAAACCTTTGCAGTGGATTTAACAGCGGGCGCTTATGTAATTGCCGGAAACTATCGGTTAAATCATAAAAAATTTGCTCCCGAAAATATCTTAAATGATAACGCTGATACCTATTGGGCAACCGATGATTCTGTATTGTCTTCCGACCTCATCATTCAACTCTCCGAAGAAAAGCAATTCGATAGAATAATCATCCAGGAACCTATTAAGTTTGGACAAAGAATCAGTGCGTTTGAAATAGAAATAATGGATAATAATAGTTGGCAATCAGTTTTTCAGGGTACAACTATTGGTTATAAAAGGCTCATCCGAATTCCCGCTGTAAAGACATCACAGGTTAGATTGCGCATACTTAGAGCAAATAATACGATTGCCATATCCAAATTTGGATTATTCAAATCTTCAGAAAATGAATAA
- a CDS encoding GxxExxY protein gives MKHEELTHKIIGCAMKVHSTLGNGFQEVIYQRALAIEMGNQGLRFQREMTMNIYYEGIDIGTRRVDFFVEDIIMLELKAVIKLEDVHLAQAMNYCQAYNLPIGLLINFGSKSMEFKRVYNVNHPDNKDYQNNPKITKS, from the coding sequence ATGAAACATGAAGAGTTAACACATAAAATCATTGGTTGCGCAATGAAAGTTCATAGCACTTTAGGCAATGGGTTTCAAGAAGTTATTTACCAACGCGCTTTAGCTATAGAAATGGGGAATCAAGGATTAAGATTTCAGCGTGAAATGACAATGAACATTTATTATGAAGGAATTGACATCGGAACGCGCAGGGTTGACTTTTTCGTAGAAGATATCATCATGCTTGAATTGAAGGCGGTGATAAAACTAGAAGATGTGCATTTAGCGCAAGCAATGAACTACTGCCAGGCATATAATTTACCCATTGGATTGCTCATAAATTTTGGTTCAAAAAGTATGGAATTTAAAAGAGTTTACAATGTAAATCACCCAGACAACAAAGACTATCAAAACAATCCTAAAATCACCAAATCCTAA